A stretch of the Mesorhizobium shangrilense genome encodes the following:
- a CDS encoding amino acid ABC transporter permease — protein sequence MSSTVEAMPGPDGPGTIGKIAQWWGSWPLTQVAAIAAVIALFWLLGHNTAETMTRIGITPGFDFLGRPANFEIGEAPIAFKAGDPYALAILAGLLNTLKAAALGCVLATILGVALGVASLSGNLLLAGLVRWYVEIVRNTPLLLQLFFWISLAKSFPSPRQALSAFDSFFLTNRGVFVPGLGFHNVSAPTLWLLGGLAIAYLAFLVWARRHCGLPARRLGLATVALLGGVVLAFPLTGAGAAWEIPVLAGFNIRGGYNLTPEFAALLTGLVVKFSAAIAEIVRAGIQSVDRGQWEASRALGLHNGQIMRLVVLPQALRVITPLTTSSYLDLTKDSSLAVAIGYPDLVSIINTTANTTGQSLEALTLLIAIYLAINLSVSAAMNLYNRRVALRGTAGI from the coding sequence ATGTCCTCGACGGTTGAAGCCATGCCGGGTCCAGACGGACCCGGCACAATCGGCAAGATCGCCCAGTGGTGGGGCAGCTGGCCGCTGACGCAGGTCGCCGCGATCGCGGCGGTCATCGCGCTGTTCTGGCTGCTCGGCCACAACACGGCCGAGACGATGACGCGCATCGGCATCACGCCGGGCTTCGACTTCCTCGGCCGTCCCGCGAATTTCGAGATCGGCGAGGCGCCGATCGCCTTCAAGGCGGGCGATCCCTATGCGCTTGCCATTCTCGCCGGTCTTCTGAATACGTTGAAAGCGGCAGCACTTGGCTGCGTGCTGGCCACCATCCTCGGCGTCGCGCTTGGCGTGGCCAGCCTCTCCGGCAATCTGCTGCTGGCCGGGCTGGTGCGCTGGTATGTCGAGATCGTCCGGAACACGCCGCTTCTGCTGCAGTTGTTCTTCTGGATCTCGCTGGCAAAATCCTTTCCGTCGCCACGCCAGGCGCTCTCGGCCTTCGACAGTTTCTTCCTCACCAACCGAGGCGTGTTCGTTCCAGGGCTCGGCTTCCACAATGTGTCGGCGCCAACGCTCTGGCTGCTTGGCGGCCTCGCCATCGCCTATCTGGCTTTCCTTGTGTGGGCGCGGCGCCATTGCGGCTTGCCTGCCAGGCGGCTCGGCCTGGCAACCGTCGCCCTGCTTGGCGGCGTCGTGCTTGCCTTTCCGTTGACAGGCGCCGGCGCCGCCTGGGAGATACCGGTGCTGGCCGGCTTCAACATCCGTGGCGGCTACAATCTGACGCCGGAATTCGCGGCACTCCTGACTGGACTGGTGGTAAAATTCTCGGCGGCAATCGCCGAGATCGTGCGGGCCGGCATCCAGTCGGTCGATCGCGGTCAGTGGGAGGCCTCGAGGGCGCTTGGCCTGCACAACGGCCAGATCATGCGCCTCGTCGTGCTGCCGCAGGCGTTGCGTGTCATCACGCCGTTGACGACCTCCAGCTACCTGGACCTGACCAAGGATTCCAGTCTTGCCGTCGCCATCGGCTACCCCGACCTTGTCAGCATCATCAACACCACGGCCAACACGACCGGTCAGTCGCTGGAAGCGCTGACGCTGCTGATCGCCATCTACCTGGCGATCAACCTGTCGGTCTCGGCGGCCATGAACCTCTACAACCGGCGCGTCGCGCTCAGGGGAACTGCTGGGATATGA
- a CDS encoding amino acid ABC transporter substrate-binding protein: MRPGAGWRTALATTLVVAAGLFSTATQAGPTLDKIKQRGSIKVGVGTTQGFFSPDSNGRWQGFFVDYGRALSITVFGDPDKVEFTNSSPQQRLPALQAGEFDVLLSGVTVTITRAFQLGFHFGPTVFYDGQGILVRKDLGVTKAADLDGATIGVQSGTTGELNIADFFRKTGKKFTPVTIEDTGEFTNALETSRVDAITQDSSDLVGKRTQLKKPDDYIILPERLSKEPLAPAIAGGDDRWLEIVNWTVNATIQAEEWGITSKNVDEFLKSPDPAIQRFLGVDPSLGQAIGLDPKFAYNIIKTVGNYGEIYDRNLKPLGWERGYNNLWTNGGLLYSPPFR; this comes from the coding sequence ATGCGGCCTGGCGCCGGTTGGAGGACGGCACTGGCGACGACGCTGGTGGTGGCGGCAGGATTGTTCTCGACCGCGACCCAGGCCGGCCCGACGCTCGACAAGATCAAGCAGCGCGGCTCCATCAAGGTCGGCGTCGGCACGACCCAAGGCTTCTTCTCGCCGGACAGCAACGGTCGCTGGCAGGGTTTCTTCGTCGACTACGGTCGCGCCCTGTCGATCACCGTCTTCGGCGATCCGGACAAGGTGGAGTTCACCAATTCCTCACCGCAGCAGCGGCTGCCCGCGCTCCAGGCCGGTGAATTCGACGTGCTGCTGTCGGGCGTCACCGTGACGATCACGCGCGCCTTCCAGCTGGGCTTCCATTTCGGGCCGACGGTTTTCTATGACGGGCAGGGTATTCTGGTGCGCAAGGATCTCGGGGTGACCAAGGCGGCCGACCTCGACGGCGCCACGATCGGCGTTCAAAGCGGCACCACCGGCGAATTGAACATCGCCGACTTCTTCCGCAAGACCGGCAAGAAATTCACGCCCGTAACGATCGAGGACACCGGCGAATTCACCAACGCGCTGGAAACGTCGCGCGTCGATGCCATCACGCAGGATTCGTCCGATCTCGTCGGCAAGCGCACCCAGCTGAAGAAGCCCGACGACTACATCATCCTGCCCGAGCGGCTGTCGAAGGAACCGCTCGCACCGGCGATCGCCGGCGGCGACGACCGCTGGCTGGAAATCGTCAACTGGACGGTCAACGCAACCATCCAGGCCGAGGAATGGGGCATCACCAGCAAGAATGTCGACGAGTTCCTCAAGTCGCCAGACCCGGCCATCCAGCGCTTTCTCGGCGTCGACCCGTCGCTTGGCCAGGCCATCGGCCTCGATCCGAAATTCGCCTACAACATCATCAAGACGGTCGGCAATTACGGCGAGATCTACGACCGCAACCTGAAGCCGCTCGGCTGGGAGCGCGGCTATAACAATTTGTGGACCAATGGCGGTCTGCTCTATTCGCCGCCGTTCCGCTGA